One stretch of Bradyrhizobium canariense DNA includes these proteins:
- a CDS encoding xanthine dehydrogenase family protein molybdopterin-binding subunit, which yields MKRSNAYIGSPLDRIEDFRLLTGAGAFVGDLKPDKLLHAVILRSPFAHGRIRRIEAGPARSLEGVAAVLTAAEIGEVPIIPIRQHGKPEGEPYRQPVIADKKVRYVGEPVAVIIASEQCIAEDAAELIEVEIDELPAVATHEIAASGQTLLFEDTVTNLATAFYARMGDADAAFATAEYKRREKFSVQRHTASPMETRGLLAEWDPELERMIVSGATKVPFFNRRVLAEMLKLRQSQVDLIEVDVGGGFGARGEFYPEDFLIPFAARYLGGKVRWIEDRREHLMAMNHAREMYADLEIACRTDGTVVGVRGRIDIDLGAYVRTNGFTTPRNVAQFVSGPYLMPNIAIDAFSYLTSKTPTGTYRGPGRYEASFFCERLLDMAANDLGIDPAEFRLKNLIPEDQLPRPLATMAGLDRTWQTELDNGAYGIVMQRCLDEFGWNEKKKIQGQMIDGRYHGIAVGNFVEGGAGGRFENARMTIETDGTVTVAVGSTALGQGLQTILSQVAADALSMPIERIQLLHGSTTLVTQGFGSFHSRSTVMGGSAILLAAESLIAMLRDKGARHFGCEYGDVSVSDGYVRYGKKSIEFSTFAGSEVERQFENHKLTYSYGSHAAHIAVDPGTGHVELLDYMTVDDVGRIINPATLHGQILGAIVQGLGSTFLEHLQYDENGQLLTGSLADYLLPTATDFPNIRGISLGLRPCPNNPLGAKGAGEGGLIAVGGVIGNAIAAALRSMSVEPRDLPLSPSNIWRLMQQVKPMSSTPKTTVQPQ from the coding sequence ATGAAGAGATCGAACGCCTATATCGGCAGCCCGCTCGACAGAATTGAAGACTTCCGTCTGCTCACAGGCGCCGGCGCGTTTGTCGGCGACCTTAAGCCGGACAAGCTGCTCCATGCCGTGATCCTTCGAAGTCCGTTTGCTCATGGACGAATCAGGAGAATCGAAGCTGGGCCTGCGAGGTCGTTGGAAGGAGTCGCGGCCGTCCTTACCGCGGCTGAAATCGGCGAGGTCCCCATCATTCCAATTCGACAGCATGGGAAGCCCGAAGGAGAGCCTTATCGCCAACCCGTGATCGCGGACAAAAAAGTCCGGTATGTCGGTGAGCCTGTCGCCGTCATTATTGCCTCGGAGCAGTGCATCGCAGAAGATGCTGCCGAGCTCATTGAAGTCGAAATCGACGAACTTCCCGCGGTCGCGACCCACGAGATCGCCGCGTCTGGCCAGACGCTCCTGTTCGAAGACACCGTCACCAATCTGGCGACGGCTTTTTACGCTCGAATGGGCGATGCTGACGCGGCCTTCGCGACGGCCGAATACAAACGCAGAGAAAAGTTCAGCGTTCAGCGGCATACCGCGTCCCCCATGGAAACGCGAGGCCTGCTTGCCGAATGGGATCCGGAACTTGAGCGGATGATCGTCAGCGGCGCAACCAAGGTGCCGTTCTTCAATCGGCGCGTCCTCGCCGAAATGTTGAAATTGCGACAGTCGCAGGTCGATTTGATCGAAGTCGATGTCGGCGGCGGTTTCGGTGCGCGCGGCGAGTTCTATCCCGAGGACTTTCTTATTCCGTTTGCCGCGCGCTATCTGGGCGGGAAGGTCCGATGGATCGAAGATCGTCGGGAACATCTGATGGCGATGAACCATGCCCGCGAAATGTATGCGGACCTGGAAATCGCCTGTCGTACTGACGGCACCGTGGTCGGCGTAAGGGGCCGTATCGATATCGATCTGGGCGCCTATGTAAGAACCAACGGATTCACGACGCCACGAAACGTGGCTCAGTTCGTCTCGGGCCCGTATCTGATGCCCAATATTGCGATCGATGCTTTTTCTTACCTCACCAGCAAGACACCGACCGGAACCTATCGCGGTCCGGGTCGATACGAGGCCAGTTTCTTTTGCGAACGGCTACTGGATATGGCAGCTAATGATCTGGGCATTGATCCTGCGGAATTTCGCCTGAAGAATTTAATCCCGGAAGATCAGCTGCCCCGTCCGCTCGCGACGATGGCCGGTCTCGACCGCACCTGGCAGACAGAACTCGACAACGGCGCGTACGGTATCGTCATGCAGCGATGCCTTGACGAATTCGGCTGGAACGAAAAGAAGAAGATTCAGGGCCAGATGATCGATGGCCGCTATCACGGCATCGCCGTCGGCAATTTTGTCGAAGGCGGAGCTGGCGGCAGATTCGAAAATGCCCGGATGACGATCGAGACTGACGGAACTGTCACCGTTGCAGTCGGCTCTACGGCATTGGGGCAGGGTCTTCAGACAATATTGAGTCAGGTCGCGGCCGACGCGCTTTCGATGCCGATCGAACGGATCCAGCTATTACATGGATCAACGACGCTGGTAACGCAAGGTTTCGGGTCGTTCCATTCGCGCTCGACCGTTATGGGAGGGTCTGCGATTCTGCTAGCGGCTGAATCTCTCATTGCGATGCTCCGCGATAAAGGCGCAAGGCATTTCGGATGTGAGTACGGCGACGTCTCGGTATCCGATGGCTATGTTCGGTACGGGAAAAAATCCATCGAGTTTTCCACCTTTGCCGGATCGGAGGTCGAACGGCAGTTCGAAAACCACAAGCTGACCTACAGCTATGGGAGCCATGCGGCTCACATCGCGGTCGACCCCGGCACCGGACACGTTGAACTTCTCGATTATATGACAGTCGACGATGTCGGTCGCATCATCAACCCGGCGACCCTACACGGTCAGATTCTCGGCGCCATCGTCCAGGGGCTGGGCAGTACCTTTCTCGAGCACTTGCAGTACGACGAGAACGGCCAGTTGCTGACCGGCTCCCTCGCTGACTATCTTTTGCCGACAGCGACGGATTTCCCAAATATTCGCGGCATTTCGCTCGGCCTTCGCCCCTGCCCGAACAATCCTCTTGGCGCGAAGGGCGCCGGCGAAGGAGGTCTGATCGCCGTCGGGGGAGTGATTGGAAATGCAATAGCGGCCGCGCTCCGCTCGATGTCCGTCGAGCCGCGAGATTTGCCATTGTCGCCATCAAACATCTGGAGACTGATGCAGCAGGTGAAGCCTATGAGCAGTACCCCTAAAACAACCGTGCAACCGCAATGA
- a CDS encoding (2Fe-2S)-binding protein has translation MTSVPVAITINGVKKALNLSSRMTLADALRDVVRLTGTHVGCEHGVCGSCTVIVDGLAVRSCLMLAVQADGSEITTVEGLAHQGELSALQASFRKHHAVQCGFCTPGILTTMHVFLKEEPDADEERIREVLSGNLCRCTGYVQIVEAVMDARASYSRSGPAA, from the coding sequence ATGACCTCAGTACCGGTTGCAATCACGATAAACGGGGTGAAGAAGGCGCTGAACCTGTCGTCCCGTATGACGCTTGCGGACGCCTTGCGTGACGTCGTGCGCCTCACCGGAACGCATGTCGGCTGCGAACATGGTGTTTGCGGCTCCTGCACCGTCATCGTCGATGGACTTGCTGTCCGTTCGTGCCTGATGCTGGCGGTTCAGGCGGATGGCTCCGAGATAACGACTGTCGAAGGGTTGGCCCACCAGGGTGAACTTTCAGCGCTGCAAGCGTCGTTTCGGAAGCATCACGCGGTCCAGTGCGGCTTCTGCACGCCAGGCATACTGACGACCATGCACGTCTTTCTCAAAGAGGAGCCAGACGCGGATGAGGAACGCATTCGCGAAGTCTTGTCCGGAAACCTCTGCCGCTGCACCGGTTATGTTCAGATCGTGGAAGCCGTCATGGATGCACGCGCGAGCTATTCCCGGAGCGGACCTGCCGCATGA
- a CDS encoding FAD binding domain-containing protein: MTPRSLDEAIALLELHGGDAKLLSGGQSLMPMLAFRLASCSILIDLKLIPDLDRITVTNRGVELGSKVRWRDIEHDARLPDAHPLLSIAVKHVAHYAIRNRGTVGGSLAHGDPASELPALAVACGAMIAVAGPNGRRSVPAEEFFLSPLVTALEPDEVIVSLHFPPWPTERSFGFQEFSRRRGDFAMAGAIVFFDKDEGRNIRSPRIGAFGVADTPLRLEEAEKFLLGNSANSQIFEEAAAHGVRNIDVRSDVHADSDYRRSLLATLVTRALAEAAKRTRP; this comes from the coding sequence TTGACGCCGCGGTCGCTCGACGAAGCCATCGCGCTTCTGGAGTTGCACGGCGGGGATGCCAAGCTGTTAAGCGGTGGTCAAAGCCTGATGCCGATGCTGGCGTTTCGTCTGGCATCATGCAGTATCCTGATCGATCTCAAGCTTATTCCCGATCTCGATCGCATTACCGTTACCAATCGCGGCGTCGAACTCGGCTCAAAGGTGCGTTGGCGCGATATTGAGCACGATGCTCGTTTGCCAGACGCACACCCGTTGCTCTCGATCGCGGTTAAACACGTCGCCCATTACGCGATACGAAATCGGGGAACAGTGGGCGGAAGCCTGGCACACGGCGACCCAGCATCCGAGCTGCCGGCGCTGGCCGTCGCCTGCGGCGCGATGATCGCCGTTGCCGGACCGAACGGGCGACGGTCAGTACCCGCAGAGGAGTTCTTTCTGTCACCCCTCGTGACAGCGCTTGAGCCTGACGAAGTCATCGTCTCCTTGCACTTTCCGCCTTGGCCGACAGAGCGGAGCTTCGGCTTTCAGGAATTCTCGCGGCGCAGGGGAGACTTTGCCATGGCTGGCGCAATCGTCTTTTTTGACAAGGACGAGGGCCGAAATATCCGCTCGCCCCGTATCGGAGCATTTGGGGTCGCAGACACCCCGCTGCGGCTAGAGGAAGCGGAAAAGTTCCTTCTGGGCAACAGCGCGAACTCGCAGATTTTTGAAGAAGCCGCAGCGCACGGCGTTCGGAACATCGATGTGCGGAGCGACGTACATGCTGATTCCGATTATCGTCGATCCCTGCTTGCAACCCTTGTCACACGCGCGCTGGCGGAAGCGGCCAAACGGACACGTCCATGA
- a CDS encoding M24 family metallopeptidase, which produces MLANVPRLKALMRKDGFDAVIATCAENVTYLSGFWAMSQWVRRGPQAYVLFPGEGHEPTIIVNSSLLDLVPDQNPWISDIRRYGYFQIDTDRSVQLDAADQLQHQLFSSKAYKNSVDALVGAMKERGIERGTVGIDEMGITPQCMDQLQAALPDIKFVRCFSLFERVRAIKTPREIEILRHAARVTEGAIDAALSIAKEGVTEREMLRRFNAHLVENDAAPVVGCIGFGNRSAMINVQPSDRKLKNGDLIRFDVGGRYRHYRSDMSRGAALGDPGEKIRKYYAAVEKGVLRGYDIIKPGLRVADLFKEIVATVQREGIPHFARSHVGHGIGVDGYDPPNIAASSVDVLEEDMVICVETPYYELGFAGLQVEDMVRVTKDGAESLMSLPTGLRIL; this is translated from the coding sequence ATGCTGGCGAATGTTCCGCGGCTGAAAGCGCTGATGCGAAAGGATGGGTTCGACGCTGTCATTGCGACCTGTGCCGAGAACGTGACCTATCTCAGCGGCTTTTGGGCGATGTCGCAGTGGGTCCGGCGCGGTCCGCAGGCCTATGTGCTGTTTCCTGGTGAAGGCCATGAGCCCACTATCATCGTGAACTCAAGCCTTCTGGATCTTGTTCCGGACCAGAACCCTTGGATAAGCGACATTCGCCGATACGGCTATTTCCAGATCGATACGGATCGGTCCGTGCAACTCGACGCCGCGGATCAGCTTCAGCATCAGCTGTTCAGCAGCAAGGCCTACAAGAACTCGGTTGATGCGCTGGTAGGCGCGATGAAGGAGCGGGGCATTGAACGCGGAACGGTTGGCATCGATGAAATGGGGATCACGCCCCAGTGCATGGATCAACTGCAAGCGGCGCTTCCGGATATCAAATTCGTGCGATGCTTCTCGCTGTTCGAGCGGGTTCGCGCGATCAAGACGCCTCGTGAGATTGAAATACTGAGGCACGCTGCCCGGGTGACCGAGGGCGCGATCGACGCCGCGCTTTCGATCGCGAAGGAGGGCGTTACTGAGCGGGAAATGTTGCGAAGGTTCAACGCGCATCTCGTAGAGAACGACGCTGCACCAGTCGTCGGCTGCATCGGATTCGGCAATCGAAGCGCGATGATTAACGTGCAACCGTCAGATCGGAAGTTGAAGAACGGCGATCTTATCCGCTTTGACGTCGGTGGACGATACCGGCACTACCGTTCCGACATGTCTCGCGGCGCAGCACTGGGGGATCCGGGAGAGAAAATCAGGAAATATTACGCGGCGGTCGAGAAGGGAGTGCTGCGCGGCTACGATATCATCAAGCCGGGCCTCAGGGTCGCCGACCTTTTCAAGGAAATCGTCGCCACGGTTCAGCGAGAAGGCATTCCGCATTTCGCGCGCAGCCACGTCGGACATGGCATTGGCGTTGATGGATATGATCCGCCGAATATCGCCGCGAGCTCGGTAGACGTTCTCGAGGAAGACATGGTGATCTGCGTCGAAACGCCATATTACGAGCTCGGCTTCGCGGGATTGCAGGTCGAGGACATGGTCAGGGTTACGAAGGATGGCGCCGAATCGCTGATGTCCCTGCCTACGGGGTTGAGAATCCTCTAG
- a CDS encoding LLM class flavin-dependent oxidoreductase, whose amino-acid sequence MKFSICLSTGYEGLAYPVNFCTPQDLVLQSQLAEKLGYDSVWGNDHITPPNYVREHFKDSPNFYDVLITLAMIAQATTKLRVGTALLVMPNREPVYLTKQVATIDQMSGGRFMMAVGLGAYREEFESWVGNRYAHPHRGDMMEEGLQIFQKLTTEKVSSFSGKYYSYRNIEMFPKPKQDPFPLYIGGHSLKAVERAAEIGQGWLPGWRPFHEIAERIQALRKHAEATGRDPKEVEVAPQFSLLVGKTQEAAEQTYMKSGLVAHRVSLAHTGRDPAHQVTANLVGSPQSIIDKIHQLKAMGVDHCAAMAVAVNSQEELLEQMHWFAEEVMPHIK is encoded by the coding sequence ATGAAGTTCTCGATTTGCCTTTCCACCGGATATGAGGGGCTGGCTTATCCCGTGAACTTTTGCACGCCGCAAGATCTGGTGCTTCAGTCTCAGCTTGCCGAGAAACTCGGATACGACTCGGTGTGGGGCAATGACCATATTACACCGCCAAACTATGTACGCGAACACTTCAAGGATTCGCCGAATTTTTACGACGTCCTGATCACGCTGGCGATGATTGCGCAGGCGACGACAAAGCTTCGGGTCGGTACCGCCCTCTTGGTGATGCCAAATCGTGAGCCGGTCTATTTGACCAAACAGGTTGCGACGATCGATCAGATGTCCGGCGGGCGGTTCATGATGGCGGTCGGCCTCGGCGCATATCGGGAAGAATTCGAGTCCTGGGTCGGCAATCGGTACGCGCATCCGCACCGCGGCGATATGATGGAAGAGGGGCTTCAGATATTCCAAAAATTGACGACTGAAAAAGTGTCGTCCTTTAGCGGAAAATATTACTCCTATCGGAACATCGAGATGTTTCCGAAGCCGAAGCAGGATCCGTTTCCGCTTTATATCGGCGGCCACAGTCTCAAGGCAGTCGAACGGGCGGCCGAGATTGGTCAGGGTTGGCTCCCAGGCTGGAGGCCGTTCCACGAGATCGCCGAGCGAATCCAGGCGCTGCGCAAGCATGCCGAGGCCACTGGGCGCGATCCGAAAGAGGTCGAAGTCGCTCCCCAGTTCTCTCTGCTGGTCGGAAAAACGCAGGAGGCTGCGGAACAGACCTACATGAAGAGCGGTCTTGTCGCGCATCGTGTATCCTTGGCACATACCGGTCGCGATCCGGCGCATCAGGTCACCGCCAATCTGGTCGGATCTCCGCAGTCGATCATCGACAAGATCCATCAATTAAAGGCGATGGGCGTCGATCATTGTGCCGCGATGGCGGTTGCGGTCAATTCGCAGGAAGAATTGCTTGAGCAGATGCATTGGTTTGCCGAAGAGGTCATGCCGCATATCAAATGA
- a CDS encoding DSD1 family PLP-dependent enzyme, with protein MLAVLQIDTILREVDTPALVVDLGALGRNIEKMAAIARRSGVSLRPHAKTHKSVEIARLQIGAGALGIACATVGEVEMLTAAGIPNLLLTAPVVDPAKFARLAALNRTSPLTIALDHVEQVRAAAEAIALDQPPLSIVVDTDVGQARTGVTSVAEGVALARAIASHPQLRFAGIQGFAGNAQHIPEPLARSAAAEKAAAMLRDFAAALAEVNLRPTIVTGGGTGTHVQDSVGPYTELQVGSYIFMDADYARIVDETGAGLPFEPSLFVMATVVSVNRANEVTVDAGTKALATNGPPPCKILGVAGRAAYRFAGDEHGILTFPDGVRQPALGQRVLLGASHCDPTINLHAFYHVVEEAEMQIWPIAARYGWREAATR; from the coding sequence TTGTTAGCCGTTCTCCAGATCGACACCATACTGCGCGAAGTGGACACGCCAGCTCTCGTCGTCGATTTGGGGGCTCTCGGGCGCAACATCGAAAAGATGGCCGCGATTGCCAGGCGATCGGGTGTGAGTTTGCGGCCTCACGCAAAGACCCACAAATCGGTGGAGATCGCTCGCTTGCAAATCGGGGCAGGGGCGCTCGGCATTGCGTGTGCGACGGTTGGCGAGGTGGAAATGCTCACCGCAGCCGGCATACCGAACTTGCTGCTCACAGCGCCGGTCGTCGATCCCGCAAAGTTCGCGCGGCTGGCGGCGCTTAATCGAACGAGTCCGCTCACGATCGCGCTCGATCACGTTGAACAGGTTCGTGCTGCCGCTGAAGCAATTGCTCTCGACCAGCCTCCTCTTTCGATTGTGGTCGATACCGATGTCGGTCAGGCACGCACTGGAGTTACCAGTGTCGCGGAGGGAGTGGCCTTGGCCCGCGCGATTGCCTCGCATCCTCAACTACGGTTCGCCGGCATCCAGGGCTTTGCCGGTAATGCTCAGCATATTCCTGAACCGCTTGCCCGGAGCGCCGCGGCTGAAAAGGCCGCCGCGATGCTCAGGGACTTTGCCGCAGCCTTGGCCGAGGTGAACCTCCGCCCCACGATTGTCACGGGAGGTGGAACGGGAACGCACGTGCAGGACAGCGTTGGCCCTTACACTGAGCTTCAGGTCGGGTCTTATATCTTCATGGATGCGGACTATGCGCGCATTGTCGACGAGACCGGCGCCGGGCTGCCCTTCGAGCCGAGCCTGTTCGTGATGGCAACCGTCGTCTCGGTAAACCGAGCCAATGAGGTCACGGTTGATGCGGGCACCAAAGCGCTGGCGACCAACGGTCCGCCGCCGTGCAAAATCCTTGGTGTGGCCGGGCGTGCAGCCTACCGCTTCGCCGGCGACGAACACGGGATTCTAACATTTCCTGACGGGGTTAGGCAGCCTGCGCTTGGCCAAAGGGTGCTGTTGGGTGCAAGCCATTGCGACCCGACCATCAATCTCCACGCATTTTATCACGTTGTTGAAGAGGCAGAAATGCAGATCTGGCCGATTGCCGCGCGCTATGGATGGCGCGAGGCCGCTACGCGATGA
- a CDS encoding Bug family tripartite tricarboxylate transporter substrate binding protein: MSSALLCAVSPVHAGSYPDRPIQIIVPFTAGGNTDTIARLIADEMQHSLKQPVIVVDKPGAGTNIGAEYVATSDPDGYRMLLNAPASFVVNQFIFDKLEYDPDTAFAPVCLPARVPNVLVVHPSLGVTTIQQLIDKAKANPGALQYATAGIGTTSHLSGALFAEMSGIETTAVPYKGTSQSVTDLVAGRVAFTIDNLGPILPFIKSGQLIALGVSTKNPVDVLPNVPPINTVLKGYELSPWNALVMPAKTPDDIVHLVGRECDRIVHLPDVAEKIKSLGSDPVGGTPEELAAFLKTERVRWEAAVKAAKIPKE; the protein is encoded by the coding sequence ATGTCATCCGCTCTGCTTTGCGCCGTATCGCCGGTTCACGCCGGTAGCTACCCGGATCGTCCCATTCAGATTATTGTCCCATTCACGGCGGGCGGAAACACCGACACCATCGCAAGGCTGATAGCCGATGAGATGCAGCATTCACTCAAGCAGCCGGTGATCGTCGTTGATAAGCCTGGTGCGGGCACAAATATCGGAGCGGAATACGTCGCCACGAGCGACCCCGATGGGTACAGGATGCTCCTCAATGCGCCGGCTTCGTTCGTCGTGAATCAATTCATCTTCGACAAACTGGAATACGACCCCGACACGGCCTTCGCACCGGTTTGTCTTCCTGCGCGCGTTCCGAACGTGCTGGTCGTGCATCCATCGCTCGGTGTTACCACCATTCAGCAACTGATCGACAAGGCGAAAGCCAATCCCGGAGCCCTGCAATACGCAACGGCGGGAATCGGCACGACAAGTCATTTGTCCGGTGCCCTGTTTGCAGAAATGTCGGGAATAGAAACGACCGCGGTACCATACAAGGGCACGTCACAATCCGTCACGGATTTGGTCGCGGGTCGCGTGGCATTCACCATCGACAACCTCGGTCCCATTCTGCCGTTCATCAAGTCCGGTCAGTTGATCGCACTCGGAGTGTCCACAAAGAACCCCGTTGACGTTCTTCCAAACGTTCCGCCCATCAACACGGTGCTGAAGGGCTACGAGCTCAGCCCATGGAACGCTTTGGTGATGCCGGCGAAAACGCCAGACGACATTGTCCATCTGGTCGGACGCGAATGCGATCGTATCGTGCATCTTCCCGATGTTGCCGAAAAAATAAAATCGCTTGGCTCGGACCCCGTTGGCGGCACACCCGAAGAGCTGGCGGCTTTCCTGAAAACCGAACGGGTTCGATGGGAAGCCGCAGTGAAAGCTGCGAAAATTCCGAAGGAATGA
- a CDS encoding IclR family transcriptional regulator, whose translation MGRIAVGSGENQSVTRAIELLNLLADSTEPLGVRDIARRIGVAPSNVQRLINTLTKAGFLEQSESNGRYKIGHRAFRVGSAFIEQNNLYSAAMPELYNLASLHITGFLGVLRENMVVYLATVQSEGPVAVTHRPGSQTYLHSTAMGKALLAEMDDSRIKSILTARPLPRLTPKTQISVPQLLKEIELIRRTGVAISEEENRYGFFSAGTVIRDFSGTAVAVISGAVPAAVTESDDRAKIAEQVYQAAQNASLKLGAPKRRRESLYKPSRKTR comes from the coding sequence GTGGGCCGAATTGCCGTAGGTAGCGGAGAAAATCAATCCGTTACGCGGGCCATCGAACTGCTCAACCTGCTGGCAGACTCTACTGAGCCGCTTGGCGTGCGCGATATTGCGCGGCGCATCGGCGTTGCTCCGAGCAACGTTCAGAGGCTGATCAATACGCTCACCAAAGCCGGCTTTCTTGAGCAAAGCGAGAGCAACGGGCGATACAAGATCGGTCACCGGGCGTTTCGCGTGGGTAGCGCTTTTATCGAACAGAACAATCTCTATTCGGCCGCGATGCCCGAGCTTTATAACCTGGCAAGCCTGCACATCACTGGATTTCTCGGTGTCTTGCGCGAGAACATGGTCGTGTACCTGGCGACCGTGCAAAGCGAGGGTCCTGTTGCGGTGACCCACCGGCCTGGCTCGCAAACCTATCTGCATTCGACTGCGATGGGCAAGGCTCTCCTGGCCGAGATGGACGACTCCAGAATCAAATCCATCCTGACCGCTCGTCCCTTGCCACGCCTGACGCCCAAAACCCAAATCTCGGTGCCTCAGTTGCTCAAGGAGATCGAACTAATTCGTCGCACCGGCGTGGCGATCAGCGAAGAGGAAAATCGCTACGGCTTCTTTTCGGCAGGCACCGTTATTCGCGATTTCAGCGGAACCGCTGTAGCCGTTATCAGCGGCGCCGTTCCCGCGGCCGTGACGGAATCGGATGATCGCGCGAAGATCGCCGAGCAAGTGTATCAGGCCGCGCAGAATGCGTCGCTAAAACTGGGAGCACCGAAGCGCCGGCGTGAATCTCTCTACAAACCGAGCCGCAAAACGCGATAG
- a CDS encoding pyridoxal-phosphate dependent enzyme yields MAKVVGLRCLRCSSCFGVRDYVSDCPKCRNEAPSNLVVEYDGTQAHSRSRPSGADRGLWRYGDILPVSINEAISLGEGGTPLHRLSAFGKHLGLEGLFGKDETRSPTWSFKDRLACVAVSTAKKMGAPAVVSSSTGNAGAAVAAYAAKANLPCIIFTASGVIGPLQTQMRVYGARVVSLARKESRWPLMRYAVDHFGWFPTSPFFGPVVGSNPYGIEGYKTLAYEVVEALNWRVPDCCVLPVCYGDALIGMWRGFTEMLALGWIDRMPRMMAAEVYGSLGAALRDGGDVLPDMPMTHDTLAKSTTATRSTFQALYVLRKSGGCTATVSNEAILEYQQKLARLEGLYVEPASAGAIAAVAQFKAAGQIRADETVVTLLTASGLKDPQATAAAQGELRTEDGDVESVFSHLREAVPAAFRS; encoded by the coding sequence ATGGCAAAGGTCGTAGGGCTTCGATGTCTACGCTGCAGTTCCTGCTTCGGCGTGCGGGATTACGTCAGCGATTGCCCCAAATGCCGGAATGAGGCACCTAGCAATCTGGTCGTTGAGTACGACGGTACGCAGGCGCATTCGCGGTCCCGGCCTTCGGGTGCTGATCGCGGACTTTGGCGCTATGGAGATATCCTGCCCGTCTCGATCAACGAGGCCATCAGCCTGGGCGAGGGGGGCACCCCGCTGCACCGTCTTTCTGCGTTTGGTAAACATCTCGGACTTGAGGGGTTGTTCGGCAAGGATGAGACGCGCAGCCCGACATGGTCGTTCAAGGATCGGCTCGCCTGCGTCGCTGTCTCCACGGCAAAAAAGATGGGCGCGCCGGCCGTCGTCTCAAGTTCAACCGGAAATGCCGGCGCCGCCGTTGCCGCCTACGCGGCCAAAGCCAACCTTCCATGCATTATCTTCACGGCGAGCGGCGTGATCGGCCCGTTGCAGACCCAGATGCGTGTTTACGGCGCAAGGGTGGTATCGCTCGCGAGGAAAGAGTCCCGCTGGCCGCTGATGCGTTACGCGGTAGATCATTTCGGCTGGTTTCCGACATCGCCGTTTTTCGGCCCGGTTGTTGGCAGCAACCCCTACGGTATCGAGGGCTATAAGACGCTTGCATACGAAGTCGTAGAGGCGCTGAACTGGCGGGTTCCGGATTGCTGCGTGTTGCCGGTTTGCTATGGCGATGCGCTGATCGGGATGTGGCGTGGTTTTACGGAAATGCTTGCCCTCGGCTGGATCGATCGAATGCCCCGAATGATGGCCGCGGAGGTATATGGTTCGCTCGGGGCGGCATTGCGTGATGGCGGCGATGTGCTGCCGGACATGCCGATGACCCACGACACGCTCGCTAAATCGACGACCGCTACGCGCAGCACGTTCCAGGCACTTTACGTTTTGAGAAAGTCAGGCGGCTGTACGGCGACGGTTAGTAACGAGGCGATCCTGGAATATCAGCAGAAGCTGGCGCGGCTGGAAGGACTTTACGTCGAGCCGGCTTCCGCAGGCGCGATCGCCGCGGTGGCGCAGTTCAAGGCGGCGGGTCAAATTCGCGCGGATGAAACGGTGGTTACGTTGCTGACGGCCTCGGGGCTAAAGGATCCGCAAGCAACCGCTGCTGCACAAGGTGAACTGCGGACCGAGGACGGTGATGTGGAATCCGTCTTTTCACACCTACGTGAAGCCGTCCCGGCTGCGTTCAGGAGTTGA